A window of Gouania willdenowi chromosome 12, fGouWil2.1, whole genome shotgun sequence contains these coding sequences:
- the LOC114473625 gene encoding tripartite motif-containing protein 16-like encodes MEQEGADLYGETFSCSICLNLLKEPVTVPCGHSYCRMCISSFWDGEAVKNSYSCPQCREAFTPRPVLGKSTVLAEVVEKINKSRRHDAPAVESYATAEDVACDSCTGRKLKAYKSCLVCLASFCKKHLQPHHESAAFKRHKLVDPSEKLQEKICSRHDEVMKIICRTDQQFICFLCSMDEHKGHDTVSAAAERTEKQRELQESRADIQKNIQDREEDVELLKQQVKTINVSADQTVEHNEQMFTELIRLLQDKRSELKKEVRSKQQTEVSAVRALQEKLEQEISELKKRDAELQQLSHTEDHIQFVLSYSSLSALSVSTHSSIITGPENCFEEVTAAVSELREHLHKVLMEDWTKVCHTVERVDVLQPEPTSRAGFLKYSQEITLDPNTAFIKLSLSEGNRKVTVMRENQDHPPHPDRFTKYYQVLSRESVTGRCYWEVEWRGGGVDVAVSYKSISRAVFESRLGFNNKSWSLNCTTNKYTLYHNITITTVPGPHSSRIGVYVDHTAGILSFYSVCDTMTLLHRVNTTFTEPLHLGLWFCNYGDTAELCKL; translated from the coding sequence ATGGAGCAGGAAGGAGCTGATCTGTACGGAGAGACCTTCTCCTGTTCCATCTGTCTGAACCTCCTGAAGGAGCCGGTGACCGTTCCCTGTGGACACAGCTACTGCAGGATGTGTATCAGCAGCTTCTGGGATGGAGAGGCTGTGAAGAACAGCTACAGTTGCCCTCAGTGCAGAGAGGCGTTTACACCGAGGCCTGTCCTGGGGAAAAGCACCGTGTTGGCAGAAGTAGTGGAGAAGATAAATAAGAGCAGACGTCACGATGCTCCTGCTGTTGAAAGCTACGCTACAGCTGAAGACGTGGCCTGTGATTCCTGCACTGGAAGGAAACTGAAGGCCTACAAGTCCTGTTTGGTGTGTCTGGCCTCTTTTTGTAAGAAACATCTTCAGCCTCATCATGAATCTGCTGCATTCAAGAGACACAAGCTGGTGGATCCATCTGAGAAGCTGCAGGAGAAGATCTGCTCTCGTCATGATGAGGTGATGAAGATCATCTGCCGCACTGATCAGCAGTTTATCTGTTTTCTCTGCTCCATGGATGAACATAAAGGCCACGACACGGTTTCAGCTGCAGCAGAAAGAACTGAGAAGCAGAGAGAGCTGCAGGAGAGTCGAGCTGACATCCAGAAGAACATCCAGGACAGAGAGGAAGATGTGGAGCTGCTGAAACAGCAGGTGAAGACCATCAACGTCTCTGCTGATCAGACAGTGGAGCACAACGAGCAGATGTTCACTGAGCTGATCCGTCTCCTCCAGGACAAAAGGTCTGAGCTGAAGAAGGAGGTCCGATCCAAGCAGCAGACTGAAGTGAGTGCAGTCCGAGCTCTTCAGGAGAAGCTGGAGCAGGAGATCAGTGAGCTGAAGAAGAGAGACgctgagctgcagcagctctCCCACACTGAGGATCACATCCAGTTTGTCCTCAGCTACAGCTCCCTGTCAGCGCTCAGTGTGTCCACACACTCCTCCATCATCACAGGTCCTGAGAACTGCTTTGAGGAGGTGACAGCAGCTGTGTCAGAGCTCAGAGAACATCTCCACAAAGTCCTGATGGAGGACTGGACCAAAGTCTGTCACACTGTGGAGAGAGTGGATGTTTTACAACCAGAGCCGACGAGCAGAGCTGGATTCTTAAAGTATTCACAGGAAATCACTCTGGATCCAAACACAGCTTTCATTAAGCTCAGTTTATcagaaggaaacagaaaagtaacagTAATGAGAGAAAATCAGGATCATCCTCCTCATCCAGACAGATTCACTAAATATTATCAGGTTCTGAGCAGAGAGAGTGTGACTGGACgttgttactgggaggtggagtggaGAGGGGGAGGAGTTGATGTAGCTGTTTCATACAAGAGTATCAGCAGAGCAGTGTTTGAAAGTAGACTTGGTTTTAATAACAAATCATGGTCTTTAAACTGTactacaaacaaatacacattgTATCACAACATCACCATCACTACAGTCCCAGGTCCTCATTCCTCCAGGATAGGAGTGTACGTGGATCACACAGCAGGTATTCTGAGCTTCTACAGCGTCTGTGACACAATGACTCTCCTCCACAGAGTGAACACCACCTTCACTGAGCCGCTCCACCTCGGACTCTGGTTTTGTAATTATGGAGATACTGCTGAACTCTGTaaactttaa